The Danio aesculapii chromosome 8, fDanAes4.1, whole genome shotgun sequence genome window below encodes:
- the znf608 gene encoding LOW QUALITY PROTEIN: zinc finger protein 608 (The sequence of the model RefSeq protein was modified relative to this genomic sequence to represent the inferred CDS: inserted 1 base in 1 codon; deleted 5 bases in 3 codons; substituted 1 base at 1 genomic stop codon) → MSVSSSLQQSTRTHGAEPDDSAEEEEWEIGVGDLIIDLDADLEKDRQTSEMNRVLSVKSAVEGRDELXYKCATGRAFDGLKSRAAVPLQETKKFKLKRRNSNNDRFASVEIVSGIPKVCVGSGKRGGXGREIMSSAPSPKDSSPKRHGPARPKDGKKGQKQGSSKRERIRLKHERRRPSDEFGGFGGPSAEKRGGVFGGFGGSGRKGAGMDAAAIVDNAEEPALRTLGVKTRSVGTNTQESEKALESSYMEPCQPGTSVNLEGIVWHETEEGVLVVNVTWRKRTYVGTLLDCTKHDWAPPRFCESPVSDSEMPCARGRGKRMRLAIPDQPNVDPSLSKIRGLTHKRRGVGIGNKGRRGSLNLSGCRTPGYYAVEDIKSNPLICGKRKSKAPADLDLSLVSEDIRNGNGKRIRAKSRSAPSTPQGKSDPVFLDQVCASPMLIDCPHPNCNKKYKHINGLRYHQSHAHLNNDSKQEFEVESEDRLSDFDETINSVPFESSENIVSKKPRGMCKLNAVSSPKSRKALISNDSSSVANAKLRQNVANKDASIDDLSNLPLISNMSVVLENCLMTDRNTSVEMPKLEAEGAIDKRDICSKIKKESGFAERCSGKSRNNRLVNAAPAPPKLTVIPPAAFSTKTTEVSSHQATPTVSLTKAKNLSLKPIKPKLDVIAQVNMSNTTVVLSKDSKRKEKHRLKDRNGKDPRSPKSDPIYQKMEDTKSISKEFPVSLLKEHLSKQDVLNGPSETQESRMASIRAEADKVYTFSDNAPSPSIGSSARIDCGTLTNGDGATTKTNSPAYSDISDATEDGGSNSRSRRNSTQESNGNPKIPSISTAPTVNPGKDIQSHGHAYESHCVPGFMHSSQASSTPFHKVASPYSRTKDELRDLDEDMKSPESSSQLQYAETHTALAQSLYYGQYSRNVAMDQKMLMMPGSHRPLTEACCEEMQYSKQSRGQVRRGSEQKDRTKEEQKQFISSPQASHKAANSVKINCAKPGFIYVELDKQMSFQQQGRPKEQASLKESEDLSLESSNSKSNVDTNVTFLNASESQSWSHSYQSKYVKQQNHEVNKISEELSLSPEKGKDWHIEPESRLEAELKCETIADGPEESTRPEGDETSGETSEDSTRTAAASPQPSFLQFQHSYPYLHLCETGSNAYRVMSPALVHNYPGFHYPLYGKTAGREDSEGAQSSKPVTDSTALELLSHPLLPYHGKSPVPGERGSPEQERESERERESAPFSRHLQAHHLTHLGMSYTLVSGQYDPFQGLSSAALVGNQQVTTTQTCSSENDGKM, encoded by the exons ATGTCAGTCAGTTCCTCCCTCCAGCAGAGCACCAGGACGCACGGAGCCGAGCCCGACGACAGCGCCGAGGAGGAGGAATGGGAGATCGGCGTCGGGGATCTGATCATTGACCTGGACGCGGATTTGGAGAAGGATCGACAGACATCGGAGATGAATCGcgttttgagcgttaaaagcgcGGTCGAAGGTCGCGACGAGC GATATAAATGCGCGACTGGTCGTGCATTCGACGGCCTAAAATCACGAGCAGCCGTTCCTCTGCAAGAAACCAAGAAATTCAAGCTGAAACGGAGGAATTCTAATAATGATCGGTTTGCATCGGTGGAGATT GTGAGCGGAATTCCTAAAGTATGCGTCGGT AGCGGGAAACGCGGAGGCTAAGGACGCGAGATAATGAGTTCAGCACCGTCGCCGAAGGACAGCAGCCCGAAGCGGCACGGGCCCGCGAGACCTAAAGACGGGAAGAAAGGGCAAAAACAAGGCAGTTCGAAGAGAGAAAGAATTCGACTAAAACACGAAAGGAGAAGGCCGAGCGATGAGTTCGGCGGGTTCGGGGGACCGTCGGCGGAGAAACGTGGAGGTGTATTCGGTGGGTTCGGAGGGTCTGGTCGGAAGGGGGCCGGAATGGACGCGGCGGCTATTGTTGAC AACGCGGAGGAGCCAGCCTTGAGGACG CTTGGTGTAAAGACACGGTCAGTCGGAACGAATACACAGGAATCGGAGAAAGCTCTGGAGTCCAGCTACATGGAGCCCTGTCAGCCGGGAACCAGCGTCAATCTAGAGGGTATTGTGTGGCATGAGACAGAGGAAG GAGTTCTGGTTGTGAACGTCACATGGAGGAAACGGACCTACGTAGGCACGCTTTTGGACTGTACCAAGCACGACTGGGCTCCACCACG GTTTTGTGAATCGCCAGTGAGTGACTCCGAAATGCCTTGTGCGCGTGGACGTGGTAAACGGATGCGACTGGCCATTCCAGATCAACCCAATGTTGACCCAAGTCTCTCTAAGATACGAGGATTAACCCACAAGAGGCGCGGCGTGGGAATCGGCAACAAAGGCAGACGAGGGAGCCTGAACCTCAGTGGCTGCAGAACTCCGGGATACTACGCTGTAGAGGACATCAAATCCAATCCACTTATATGTGGAAAGAGAAAAAGCAAAGCCCCTGCCGATCTGGATTTAAGCTTGGTCTCAGAGGACATTAGAAACGGGAATGGGAAAAGGATACGAGCCAAATCTAGGAGTGCTCCTTCCACACCTCAAGGTAAATCTGACCCGGTGTTTCTTGATCAAGTGTGTGCATCTCCAATGCTAATAGACTGTCCACATCCGAACTGCAACAAAAAGTACAAACACATAAATGGACTCCGTTACCACCAATCACATGCTCATCTGAACAACGACAGCAAACAAGAGTTTGAGGTGGAGAGTGAGGACAGACTTTCAGATTTTGATGAAACGATCAACTCTGTACCTTTTGAATCCTCCGAGAACATTGTGTCTAAGAAGCCTAGAGGCATGTGTAAACTCAATGCAGTCAGTTCTCCGAAGAGCAGGAAAGCACTGATTAGCAATGATAGCAGTTCTGTAGCCAATGCAAAACTACGGCAGAATGTGGCAAATAAAGATGCATCCATAGATGATCTAAGCAACCTCCCGCTCATTTCCAACATGTCTGTTGTCCTTGAGAACTGCCTCATGACGGATCGTAACACATCCGTGGAAATGCCCAAACTTGAAGCTGAAGGTGCGATTGATAAAAGAGACATCTGTAGcaaaattaaaaaggaaagtGGGTTTGCTGAGAGATGTTCAGGAAAGTCTAGAAATAACAGACTTGTCAATGCTGCTCCTGCTCCTCCGAAGCTAACCGTTATCCCACCGGCTGCGTTTTCAACTAAAACAACTGAAGTTTCTTCTCATCAGGCGACTCCAACTGTTTCCCTCACAAAAGCCAAGAACCTCTCGCTGAAACCCATTAAGCCAAAGCTAGATGTAATTGCACAAGTCAACATGTCCAACACTACCGTAGTGCTGAGCAAAGACAGTAAGAGGAAAGAAAAGCACAGATTAAAGGACAGAAATGGCAAAGATCCACGGAGTCCCAAAAGTGATCCAATATACCAAAAAATGGAGGATACAAAAAGCATCAGTAAGGAATTTCCGGTGAGCCTCTTGAAGGAGCACTTGAGCAAGCAAGATGTTCTGAATGGTCCAAGTGAAACTCAAGAAAGCCGCATGGCGAGTATCCGAGCTGAAGCTGACAAGGTGTACACGTTTTCAGACAATGCCCCGAGTCCATCAATCGGCAGTTCTGCAAGAATAGACTGCGGCACTCTTACTAACGGAGATGGAGCGACTACTAAAACAAACAGCCCTGCATACTCCGACATATCCGATGCCACAGAGGACGGTGGATCAAACTCGAGATCTAGACGGAACTCAACACAAGAATCAAATGGCAATCCCAAAATACCATCAATAAGCACTGCACCAACAGTGAACCCAGGTAAAGACATCCAATCTCATGGTCATGCCTACGAATCTCATTGCGTACCCGGATTCATGCACTCAAGCCAAGCCAGTTCCACTCCGTTCCACAAGGTGGCTTCACCTTACAGTCGAACAAAGGATGAGTTGAGAGATTTAGATGAGGATATGAAAAGCCCAGAATCTTCTAGCCAGCTTCAGTACGCTGAAACACACACCGCGCTGGCTCAATCCTTGTACTATGGACAGTACAGTCGCAATGTCGCCATGGACCAGAAGATGTTGATGATGCCTGGCTCCCACAGACCGCTCACTGAAGCGTGCTGCGAGGAAATGCAGTATAGTAAACAAAGCCGAGGTCAAGTTAGACGCGGATCTGAGCAAAAAGACCGAACAAAGGAAGAGCAAAAGCAATTTATAAGCTCTCCTCAGGCGAGTCATAAGGCGGCGAACTCTGTTAAGATTAACTGTGCGAAACCTGGCTTCATCTATGTGGAGTTGGACAAGCAGATGTCGTTTCAGCAACAGGGGCGGCCAAAAGAGCAAGCATCCCTCAAGGAATCTGAAGACCTCAGTTTGGAGAGTTCAAACTCAAAATCAAATGTGGACACAAATGTAACATTTCTGAAT GCTTCAGAATCTCAGTCCTGGAGCCACTCTTATCAGTCCAAATATGTGAAGCAGCAAAATCACGAGGTCAACAAGATCTCTGAGGAATTGAGTCTCAGTCCAGAAAAGGGGAAAGACTGGCACATAGAGCCCGAGTCCCGGCTGGAGGCTGAACTAAAGTGTGAGACGATTGCTGACGGTCCCGAAGAAAGCACCCGGCCGGAAGGAGACGAAACATCAGGCGAGACGTCTGAAGACTCCACACGAACTGCAGCAGCATCACCTCAGCCATCTTTCCTCCAGTTTCAACACTCTTATCCATATTTACACCTGTGCGAGACGGGCAGCAATGCATACAGAGTGATGTCTCCAGCTCTGGTGCACAATTACCCAG GTTTCCATTACCCTTTGTATGGAAAAACAGCAGGGAGGGAGGATTCGGAAGGGGCTCAAAGCAGTAAACCGGTGACAGATTCGACAGCATTAGAGCTTCTGTCACATCCACTCCTGCCTTATCATGGCAAATCTCCTGTT CCTGGAGAAAGAGGATCTCCAGAACAGGAGCGCGAGTCTGAGCGGGAGAGAGAATCGGCTCCATTCAGCCGACACCTTCAGGCACATCACCTGACGCACCTGGGCATGAGCTACACACTGGTGTCTGGACAATACGACCCCTTCCAAG GTTTGAGTTCTGCGGCACTGGTTGGAAACCAGCAAGTGACGACAACACAGACCTGCTCCAGTG AAAATGACGGGAAGATGTGA